The sequence AGCCCGGCGCCAGCCGCGCCACCTCCGCCTCATCCAGCCTCGCGCTCACCGCTGATGGACCCGCCGCTCGCGGTCCGCCAGCACGCGGTCCGCCGCGAACGCCGCCAGGAACGCCACCAGCGCCACGCACAGCAGCAGCTCCGGCGGCATCTTCAGGCCGCTCGGGTCGCTGTAGTCGTACCGGCCGAAGTTCAGCGTCCCCAGCACCGGGTTGAGCAGGTTGAGCAATTCATCGCGCCCCTCCAGGTCCAGGAACACCGCCAGCAGCGGCGGCACCCCGGCCCCCAGCACGCCCACCAGGACGTAGAGCAGCCGCACCGACACCGGCGACGCGAACCGCCCCGAGCGCGGCATCCGTCCCAGCAGCAGCGCCACCGACAGATACAGCACCCCGTAGAGCCCCAGCGCCATGACCGGCATCGTCATCCGCAGGGTCCTCGTCGAGTCGTCCGACATCCACAGCAGCACCGTGCACCCGGCCGCCCAGCCCACGAGCAGCAGCACCGACAGCCGGAACCCGCGCAGCGCCCCGGGCTTGAGCAGCGACCAGGCCCGAGTTCCCGCGCGCAGGGGACGCGACTGCCCGTCCACGTCCGTCCCCATGAAGAGGGTGGCGAAGATGAGGTGCAGGCCTCCCAGCATGCCCATCACCTCGGGGATGTCGTTGTCCTTGCCCTGCCACCACCACACCGCCGTCATCCCCACGAACGTCAGGACCATCTGCACCACCAGCGCCCGCCGGGGATGGCGCGTGTAGTCCTCCGTCACCAGCGACAGCCTCGACACCGCCGTCTCGAACACCAGCCAGCCGGTCGACACGAGCGCCCAGAACGCCGCGCCCAGCCCCAGGAAGAAGTCCCGGTCGAACGAGAACCCGCTGCCGCGCTCCTGCGTCACCACGAAGGTGAACGTCAGCGTCTGGAAGAACGTCACCACCAGCACGCCCACCAGCGCCAGCCGCACCGCGGCCCGCCCCATCCGGCTGTCCGCCAGCGTCGCCGCGCACACCGACACGAGCGTGAGGAACACCATCCACGCTCCGCCCATCAGCAGCACCATCAGGATGGTGGGCAGGTCGATGCCGTTGAGGAAGTAGCTGAACAGCAGGAACGGCCCCACCGCCGACGCGTACAGCGCCGCCTGCACCAGGAACGACGCCACCTTGCCGCCCAGGATGCGCCGGGGCCCCAGCCCCGTGAGCAGCAGCAGCGACCACGTCTCGTCCTCGCGCTCGCGCGCCAGCGAGCGGTACGCGTTGAAGGGGATGACGCCGAAGTGCACCAGCGCCAGGCACACGAAGAAGGAGAAGAAGTACGTGCGCCCCTCGCGCGTGTACGTGCTGGCGTGCGTGTTGGCGAACGCGATGAGCGACAGCACCAGGCACGCCGCGAGCAACAGCCCGAAGCACACCCAGAACACGCGCGTGCGCAGCCCCTGCCGCACCTCCTTCACCACCAGCGGGTTGAGCCGGTCGCCCCACTTCTCCCAGCGGTCGGACGTCACGGCGGGGACACCCGGGGCGGACTCGGCCGCGCCCGACGCGGGACTTGCTTGCGTGCTCACGCCACCCTCCCCTTCGTCACCGTCATGAACGCGTCCTCCAGTTGCGCTCGCGCGGGCTGAACGCGCACACCGGCAGCCCCTGCGCCACCAGTGCCGCCAGCAGCACCGCCGCGGCCGCCTCCGCCTGCGCCGGCCCCGCGTCCGCCTCCAGTTCCAGCCGCACGCGCAGCGCGCCGCCCTCGCGCGACACGTCCTTCACGCGCGGCTGCTCCAGCAGCGTGCGCTCCGTGCGCGCCCACAGCGCTTCACCCTCGTCACCCGCCGCCGCCAGCCGCACCGTCAGCTCCGTCACACGGGACGGGCCCGCGCTCTGGCGCAGCAGGTCCTCCACCTTGCCCTGGGCCAGCAGGCGCCCCTGCTCGATGATGACGCAGCTGTCGCAGATCTCCGCCAGCTCCGTGAGGATGTGGCTGGAGATGATGACCGCCTTGCCCTGATCCGCCAGCGCGCGCAGCAACTCCCGCAGCTCGATGCGCGCGCGCGGATCCAACCCGTCCGCCGGTTCGTCCAGCAGCAGGAGCCTCGGGTCGTGCAAGAGCGTGCGCCCCAGCGCCACGCGCTGACGCATGCCCTTGGACAGCTCCGTGGTGAGCTT comes from Corallococcus macrosporus and encodes:
- a CDS encoding ABC transporter permease, with the protein product MSTQASPASGAAESAPGVPAVTSDRWEKWGDRLNPLVVKEVRQGLRTRVFWVCFGLLLAACLVLSLIAFANTHASTYTREGRTYFFSFFVCLALVHFGVIPFNAYRSLAREREDETWSLLLLTGLGPRRILGGKVASFLVQAALYASAVGPFLLFSYFLNGIDLPTILMVLLMGGAWMVFLTLVSVCAATLADSRMGRAAVRLALVGVLVVTFFQTLTFTFVVTQERGSGFSFDRDFFLGLGAAFWALVSTGWLVFETAVSRLSLVTEDYTRHPRRALVVQMVLTFVGMTAVWWWQGKDNDIPEVMGMLGGLHLIFATLFMGTDVDGQSRPLRAGTRAWSLLKPGALRGFRLSVLLLVGWAAGCTVLLWMSDDSTRTLRMTMPVMALGLYGVLYLSVALLLGRMPRSGRFASPVSVRLLYVLVGVLGAGVPPLLAVFLDLEGRDELLNLLNPVLGTLNFGRYDYSDPSGLKMPPELLLCVALVAFLAAFAADRVLADRERRVHQR